Proteins encoded by one window of Nicotiana tabacum cultivar K326 chromosome 10, ASM71507v2, whole genome shotgun sequence:
- the LOC107816442 gene encoding uncharacterized protein LOC107816442 produces the protein MELDGDSPPYWSQPSTTTLLRQRRRQPPSPPIINPVILILLLPILTILILFFLVPPFLSHTTQILRPNSVKKGWDSFNILLVVFAILCGVFARKNDDNSADNSTVSTNQRNRIVSTSETSADDRRQSISNDQWFEQSVEKAYNFAPIGLHETGVNRLRRSSSSYPDLRQVPQWETGENHSRFFDDFGVNFSRSTAAAEYESHRPRRSESQREESDIKVIPVDTFETRSSPPEQSPSPEKPTVSSSKPPPANLKRRRSFHSVPRKDKVQMQSNEADVKLNEKQEPSPPTSLPSSPPLTEQPSPPVEKPQKLQRRKSGTKELATAIASLYNQSKKKKKRTKKRDIFESVSDSPPSKSVLPPPTPPPPPPPPPLPPSKVFQNLFKKNRKSKRVHSDPSTAATAAPPPPPPPPPPNSIFNNLFKTGSKSKRFHKTSSSTPPPPPPPPPPPSSILNNLFKHGTTSRRFKSTPPPPPPPPPQAHVSSRRRKTSTHSQPPMQQPEPPRRRSSYSSKPPLPTRPVTSYYDDNLNNGSQSPLIPMPPPPPPPLFKMREMKFVPSSDFFRIRSEHSSRCSSPEIEDVDVDDVSVRSSSEAIDGEDLTGPSVICPSPDVNAKADSFIARLRDEWRLEKMNSYREKGNLG, from the coding sequence ATGGAATTGGATGGAGACTCTCCACCTTACTGGTCCCAACCCTCCACCACCACACTCCTCCGTCAACGCCGCCGACAACCACCCTCTCCTCCTATTATCAACCCCGTTATTCTAATTCTACTTCTACCCATTCTTACTATTCTCATCTTGTTCTTTTTGGTTCCTCCTTTCCTTTCACACACTACTCAAATTCTTCGGCCTAATTCTGTGAAAAAAGGATGGGATTCGTTTAATATCTTGCTTGTTGTTTTTGCTATTCTTTGCGGCGTTTTTGCCCGCAAAAATGATGACAATTCAGCTGATAACAGTACTGTTTCTACCAATCAAAGAAATAGAATTGTTTCAACAAGTGAAACTTCAGCTGATGATAGGCGGCAGTCTATTTCTAATGATCAATGGTTTGAGCAGAGTGTTGAGAAAGCTTACAATTTTGCTCCAATTGGGTTACATGAAACTGGTGTTAACCGGTTAAGAAGAAGCAGTAGCTCGTATCCTGATCTGAGACAAGTGCCGCAATGGGAAACCGGTGAGAACCATTCCAGGTTTTTTGATGATTTTGGAGTGAATTTTTCCCGTTCTACGGCAGCTGCGGAGTATGAGAGTCACCGTCCACGGCGGAGCGAGAGTCAGAGGGAAGAATCTGATATTAAGGTAATTCCTGTGGATACATTTGAAACTCGTTCATCTCCACCAGAACAGAGTCCGTCGCCGGAAAAACCTACGGTGTCGTCATCGAAGCCACCGCCGGCAAATTTGAAACGGAGAAGATCATTTCATAGTGTTCCGCGCAAGGACAAGGTTCAAATGCAGAGTAATGAAGCTGATGTAAAGCTCAACGAAAAACAAGAGCCTTCACCACCGACATCATTGCCGTCATCGCCGCCGCTAACCGAGCAGCCATCACCTCCGGTGGAAAAGCCTCAAAAGCTTCAGAGGAGAAAGAGTGGTACAAAGGAATTAGCCACAGCTATTGCCTCATTGTACAATcagagtaagaagaaaaagaagagaacaaAGAAGAGAGATATTTTTGAGAGCGTCTCTGATTCTCCACCTTCAAAATCAGTCCTGCCACCACCAACACCGCCACCGCCACCTCCTCCACCACCTCTGCCGCCGTCTAAAGTTTTCCAAAACCTGTTcaagaaaaataggaaaagtaaACGTGTACATTCCGATCCTTCCACTGCAGCAACAGCAGCACCGCCTCCTCCACCTCCGCCGCCGCCTCCAAATTCAATTTTCAACAATTTGTTCAAAACCGGCAGCAAAAGCAAACGATTTCACAAAACATCATCATCAACTCCTCCACCGCCTCCTCCTCCTCCGCCGCcaccttcttcaattctcaacAATTTGTTCAAACACGGAACCACAAGCAGGCGATTCAAATCAactcctccacctcctcctccacctccaCCGCAAGCACACGTGTCATCAAGGCGGAGAAAAACTTCAACACATTCTCAACCACCAATGCAACAACCGGAACCTCCACGTCGACGTTCATCATATTCCAGCAAACCTCCATTGCCAACAAGACCAGTCACCAGTTACTATGACGATAACTTGAACAATGGGTCACAATCGCCGTTAATACCAATGCCGCCTCCGCCTCCTCCTCCGCTATTCAAAATGCGGGAGATGAAGTTCGTTCCTTCCAGTGATTTTTTCAGGATACGGAGCGAGCACAGCTCTCGCTGCAGCTCGCCGGAAATTGAAGATGTTGACGTTGATGATGTGTCCGTCAGATCGTCCTCGGAGGCAATCGACGGTGAAGATTTAACCGGGCCGTCGGTTATTTGCCCGAGCCCGGATGTTAACGCGAAAGCGGACTCTTTCATTGCCCGGCTACGAGATGAGTGGCGATTAGAGAAAATGAATTCATATCGGGAAAAGGGAAACTTGGGCTGA